In Aequorivita sp. H23M31, a single window of DNA contains:
- a CDS encoding protein-tyrosine phosphatase family protein: MESYKLTEINNCKIFIAPCPRGGGLLEDDIRELSDLNISLLISLLTFTESAQLELSAEADVCRSYSVDFINFPIMDKGICGFDNFVEFIELIYHKTQEMNSILIHCQHGVGRSGMIALGLMVKSGKDLEESIKLVSKNRGYTIPQSISQRKLLSAYYKSLL; the protein is encoded by the coding sequence TTGGAATCCTACAAATTAACCGAAATTAATAATTGCAAAATCTTCATTGCTCCGTGTCCAAGAGGAGGTGGATTATTAGAAGATGATATAAGGGAATTGAGCGATTTGAACATCTCTCTGCTTATATCGCTTCTAACATTCACTGAGTCCGCCCAACTTGAATTATCTGCCGAGGCCGATGTTTGTAGATCGTATTCTGTGGATTTTATTAATTTTCCAATAATGGATAAAGGTATTTGCGGGTTTGACAATTTTGTGGAATTTATAGAATTGATATATCATAAAACCCAAGAAATGAATTCTATTTTAATCCATTGCCAACATGGAGTGGGACGAAGTGGAATGATTGCCCTGGGACTAATGGTTAAAAGCGGTAAAGATTTGGAAGAAAGTATAAAGCTGGTTAGTAAAAATAGAGGATATACTATCCCACAAAGTATTTCGCAGCGCAAACTATTGAGTGCCTATTATAAATCCCTTCTATAA
- a CDS encoding DMT family transporter, which translates to MNWILLIIGGLFETGFAISLGKAQHSSGREVWLWLITFAICVSISMFLLFKAMGGDKPIPVGTAYAVWGAIGAVGTVIMGILLFKEPITFWRMFFLSTLVISVVGLQVVSSEG; encoded by the coding sequence ATCAATTGGATTCTACTAATAATTGGCGGCCTATTTGAAACTGGATTTGCCATAAGCTTGGGAAAAGCACAACATTCTTCGGGTAGAGAAGTTTGGCTATGGCTAATCACTTTTGCCATTTGTGTTAGCATTAGCATGTTTTTGCTTTTTAAGGCCATGGGAGGCGATAAACCAATTCCAGTTGGCACCGCTTATGCCGTTTGGGGCGCTATTGGCGCAGTGGGAACCGTTATTATGGGCATCCTTCTGTTTAAGGAACCCATTACTTTCTGGCGCATGTTTTTTCTTTCAACGTTAGTTATTTCTGTTGTGGGATTACAGGTGGTGAGCAGTGAAGGATAA
- a CDS encoding aldo/keto reductase — protein MEKRELGKSGFYVNPIAFGGNVFGWTLDEKESFKILDAFVDADFDFIDTADTYSWWVEGNMGVESETIIGKWIASRRNRDKIIISTKTGSQNNEHPKDISKKYILKSVEESLKRLKTDYIDLYQTHFDDKVTPVEETLSAYQQFIKEGKVRAIGTSNMSIERILESLKASEREGLPKYETLQPLYNLMEREAYEKELKSLVEENGMGVISYSSLASGFLTGKYRSKDDFGKSPRGGGMDKYMNEKGRKVLRALDEVSEKHGSTQATVSLAWLLNRPTITAPIVSATSLKQLQSIIDAPNLKLDAADMELLNSVSSWR, from the coding sequence ATGGAAAAAAGAGAATTGGGAAAATCCGGATTTTATGTTAATCCCATTGCCTTTGGAGGAAATGTATTTGGGTGGACCTTAGATGAAAAAGAATCCTTTAAAATCCTAGATGCTTTTGTTGATGCAGATTTCGACTTTATCGATACGGCAGATACATATTCGTGGTGGGTTGAAGGAAATATGGGTGTGGAATCTGAAACCATCATTGGTAAATGGATTGCCAGTAGAAGGAACCGTGATAAAATAATTATTTCTACAAAAACAGGTTCCCAGAACAATGAGCATCCGAAGGATATCAGTAAAAAGTATATTCTTAAAAGTGTGGAAGAATCTTTGAAACGCTTAAAAACAGATTATATCGATCTTTATCAAACACATTTTGACGATAAAGTTACTCCCGTTGAAGAAACACTTTCGGCCTATCAACAATTTATTAAGGAAGGAAAAGTACGAGCAATAGGAACCAGCAATATGTCGATTGAAAGAATTCTCGAATCTTTAAAAGCTTCGGAAAGAGAAGGGCTGCCAAAATATGAAACCCTCCAACCGCTTTATAACTTGATGGAGCGGGAAGCTTATGAGAAGGAATTGAAATCCCTGGTTGAAGAAAATGGAATGGGAGTTATTAGTTATTCTTCATTGGCTTCCGGCTTTCTCACAGGGAAGTATAGAAGTAAAGATGATTTTGGTAAAAGCCCGCGCGGAGGTGGAATGGATAAATATATGAACGAAAAAGGTCGGAAAGTTTTAAGAGCTCTTGATGAGGTTTCAGAAAAGCACGGCAGCACGCAGGCAACCGTTTCCTTGGCTTGGTTATTAAATCGGCCCACTATCACAGCTCCCATTGTAAGCGCAACCAGCTTAAAACAATTGCAATCCATTATTGATGCCCCAAATCTGAAATTGGATGCCGCCGATATGGAACTTCTCAATTCGGTTAGTAGTTGGCGATAG
- the ffh gene encoding signal recognition particle protein, which yields MFNNLTDKLDKALHVLKGHGSITEVNVAETLKEVRRALLDADVNFKIAKEFTNTVKEKALGQNVLTSLQPGQLMVKLVKDELTELMGGETAGLNLSGSPAVILMSGLQGSGKTTFSGKLANFLKTKKSKKPLLVACDIYRPAAINQLHVVGDQIGVEVYSEPENKNPVDIAQKAIAYAKQNGFNVVIVDTAGRLAIDEAMMTEIANVHGAINPQETLFVVDAMTGQDAVNTAKAFNDRLNFDGVVLTKLDGDTRGGAAISIKSVVDKPIKFIGTGEKMEAIDVFHPARMADRILGMGDVVSLVERAQEQFDEEEARKIQKKIAKNQFGFDDFLSQIQQVKKMGSMKDLVGMIPGAGKALKDVEIDDDAFKGIEAIIHSMTPQERTEPAVINGSRKKRIANGSGTSVQQVNQLLKQFDQMSKMMKMMQGGGGKKMMQMMGKMR from the coding sequence ATGTTCAATAATTTAACCGATAAACTTGATAAGGCCCTCCACGTTCTAAAAGGTCATGGCAGTATAACCGAAGTTAACGTAGCTGAAACCTTGAAGGAAGTACGCCGAGCACTTCTCGATGCCGACGTAAACTTTAAGATAGCAAAGGAATTTACCAATACCGTTAAGGAAAAGGCCCTCGGCCAAAATGTATTGACCTCGCTTCAGCCAGGTCAGTTAATGGTTAAGTTGGTAAAGGATGAACTCACCGAATTGATGGGAGGAGAGACCGCGGGTCTAAACCTTAGCGGCTCCCCGGCTGTAATTTTGATGTCGGGTTTGCAGGGAAGTGGTAAAACTACTTTTTCTGGGAAGTTGGCAAATTTCCTCAAAACCAAGAAATCCAAAAAACCTTTATTGGTAGCTTGTGATATCTACCGTCCGGCCGCAATAAACCAATTGCACGTTGTAGGAGATCAAATTGGGGTTGAGGTTTATAGTGAACCAGAAAATAAAAATCCAGTTGATATTGCTCAAAAGGCCATTGCCTACGCAAAGCAAAATGGCTTTAATGTAGTGATTGTCGATACGGCAGGACGTTTGGCCATCGATGAAGCGATGATGACGGAGATTGCCAATGTCCATGGAGCTATCAATCCACAAGAAACATTATTTGTTGTGGATGCTATGACGGGTCAGGATGCTGTTAATACCGCAAAAGCATTTAACGATAGGCTTAATTTTGATGGAGTTGTACTTACCAAACTCGATGGGGATACTCGTGGGGGTGCGGCGATTTCCATTAAGAGTGTTGTCGATAAGCCCATAAAATTTATTGGAACCGGCGAAAAAATGGAAGCTATTGATGTGTTCCATCCCGCCCGTATGGCCGATCGTATTCTGGGTATGGGAGACGTTGTTTCCTTAGTGGAAAGAGCGCAGGAACAATTTGATGAAGAAGAAGCTCGAAAGATCCAAAAGAAAATTGCTAAAAACCAATTCGGTTTCGACGATTTCCTTAGCCAGATTCAGCAGGTAAAGAAAATGGGAAGCATGAAGGATTTGGTAGGAATGATACCCGGCGCCGGAAAAGCACTCAAGGATGTAGAGATTGATGACGATGCCTTTAAAGGAATTGAGGCAATTATCCATTCCATGACTCCTCAAGAGAGAACCGAGCCAGCAGTAATCAATGGCAGCCGAAAAAAGCGGATTGCAAATGGAAGCGGCACCAGCGTTCAACAGGTAAACCAATTGTTGAAACAGTTCGACCAAATGAGCAAAATGATGAAAATGATGCAGGGCGGCGGCGGCAAGAAGATGATGCAGATGATGGGGAAGATGCGGTAA
- a CDS encoding bifunctional 5,10-methylenetetrahydrofolate dehydrogenase/5,10-methenyltetrahydrofolate cyclohydrolase, whose translation MTILDGKKISEDIKNEIANEVDKMKAKGEKVPHLAAILVGNDGASLTYVGSKVKACERVGFESTLVKMPHTTSELELLNKIKELNEDDNIDGFIVQLPLPPQIDTQKVLLTVDPSKDVDGFHPENFGKMALDMSTFIPATPFGILELLQRYNVDTKGKHTVVIGRSHIVGRPMSILMSRKGWPGNSTVTLTHSNTKNIAQITTQADIIISALGVPNFLKAEMVKDDVVIIDVGITRVEDPNSPKGYKITGDVDFENVSKKSSFITPVPGGVGPMTIAMLLKNTLLAREQRRAH comes from the coding sequence ATGACAATTCTAGACGGAAAAAAAATAAGCGAGGATATAAAAAACGAGATAGCCAACGAGGTTGATAAAATGAAGGCCAAGGGAGAGAAGGTGCCTCATTTAGCCGCGATTTTGGTAGGAAATGATGGTGCCAGTCTCACTTATGTGGGAAGTAAGGTAAAAGCCTGCGAACGGGTAGGATTTGAATCTACTTTGGTTAAAATGCCTCATACCACCAGTGAATTAGAGCTTCTTAATAAAATTAAGGAATTGAACGAGGACGATAATATCGATGGTTTTATCGTTCAGCTTCCCCTTCCTCCACAGATTGATACACAAAAAGTTTTGCTTACGGTAGATCCAAGTAAGGATGTAGATGGTTTTCATCCGGAAAACTTCGGAAAAATGGCTTTGGATATGAGTACGTTTATTCCCGCTACACCGTTTGGTATCCTAGAATTGCTACAGCGCTACAATGTTGATACCAAAGGAAAACATACCGTTGTTATAGGGAGAAGTCATATTGTAGGAAGACCAATGAGCATTCTTATGAGTAGAAAAGGATGGCCAGGCAACAGCACGGTTACCCTCACCCATAGCAATACAAAAAACATTGCCCAGATAACAACTCAGGCAGATATTATTATCTCTGCCTTGGGTGTCCCTAACTTTTTAAAAGCAGAAATGGTAAAAGACGACGTCGTCATCATTGATGTTGGGATAACCAGAGTAGAAGATCCCAACAGTCCAAAAGGTTACAAAATCACAGGTGATGTTGACTTCGAAAACGTTAGTAAAAAGTCATCTTTTATTACACCAGTTCCGGGCGGGGTAGGACCAATGACTATTGCCATGCTATTAAAAAATACTCTATTGGCAAGGGAGCAAAGAAGGGCACATTAA
- a CDS encoding YkvA family protein, translating into MSLKGSLSRYFKSLGEDEEITDFNHEATKNLMDKEVVKINDDDVEVVLDNEEAINKKFSGQMSIAKYAELGKIMIAMLRDVKNGVYPEVPWFTIATVVLALLYLLNPMDLIPDFIPGIGYVDDLSVLAVGTGWIESDLHKYLDWKIKEGKGI; encoded by the coding sequence ATGTCGCTAAAAGGAAGCTTATCAAGGTATTTTAAATCTCTAGGTGAAGATGAGGAAATAACAGATTTCAATCACGAAGCCACTAAAAATTTAATGGATAAGGAGGTGGTAAAAATTAACGATGATGATGTTGAGGTTGTATTGGACAATGAGGAGGCAATAAACAAAAAGTTTAGCGGTCAAATGTCCATAGCAAAATACGCCGAACTTGGAAAAATCATGATTGCTATGCTAAGAGACGTAAAAAATGGCGTCTATCCCGAAGTTCCCTGGTTCACAATAGCTACCGTGGTCTTGGCCCTGCTATACCTACTTAACCCAATGGATCTTATCCCTGATTTTATCCCAGGCATCGGATACGTCGATGACCTCTCGGTTCTTGCTGTTGGGACAGGCTGGATTGAAAGTGATCTTCACAAATATCTAGATTGGAAAATTAAAGAAGGAAAAGGCATTTAA